In Lachnospiraceae bacterium, one DNA window encodes the following:
- a CDS encoding XRE family transcriptional regulator, giving the protein MKVDIRFFRQEGFSLNEETWVRNIKEKRESYGISQQKLALAAGITRPYLSDIETGKAHPSEALQETITEALERFNPDAPLEMLFDYVRIRFPTTDVKHIVEDVLRLKLPYFIHEDYGFYSYTEHYYLGDIFVLVSPELEKGVLLELKGRGCRQFESYLLAQERSWYEFFMDVLMEDGVMKRLDLAINDKTGILNIPHLTEKCRNEECISVFRSFKSYRSGELVRREEKECMGNTLYIGSLQSEVYFCIYEKDYEQYKKHDIPIADAEVKNRFEIRLKNERAFYAIRDLLEHDNPERTAFQIINRYIRFVDRDDTKPRSDWRINEEWAWFMGEHRGSLKLTTKPEPYSFERTLHWLSHQVAPTLKLALRLDKMNHTQIVHDIITHAKLTEKHEKILKQQAAAAKEVVL; this is encoded by the coding sequence CTGAAAGTTGACATACGCTTTTTTAGACAGGAGGGATTTTCACTGAATGAAGAAACATGGGTACGGAACATCAAAGAGAAACGGGAAAGTTACGGTATCTCACAACAGAAACTTGCCCTAGCTGCCGGAATCACCCGTCCGTACCTGAGCGATATTGAAACGGGCAAGGCTCACCCATCCGAAGCATTACAGGAAACCATCACGGAAGCTCTGGAACGCTTTAACCCAGACGCTCCCCTTGAAATGCTCTTTGACTATGTGCGGATTCGCTTTCCCACTACAGATGTGAAGCATATCGTGGAAGACGTGCTGCGGCTAAAGCTGCCTTACTTTATCCATGAAGACTACGGCTTCTACTCTTACACGGAGCATTACTATCTTGGGGATATTTTCGTTTTGGTATCGCCGGAACTGGAAAAAGGGGTGCTGCTGGAACTGAAAGGGCGTGGCTGCCGCCAGTTTGAAAGCTATCTGCTGGCACAGGAACGGAGCTGGTATGAATTTTTCATGGACGTTCTCATGGAGGACGGCGTGATGAAGCGGCTTGACCTCGCTATCAATGACAAAACGGGAATCCTGAACATTCCCCATCTGACAGAGAAGTGCCGGAATGAGGAATGTATCTCGGTCTTCCGCAGCTTCAAAAGCTACCGCAGCGGCGAACTGGTACGGCGTGAGGAAAAAGAATGTATGGGGAACACCCTGTATATCGGTTCCCTCCAAAGTGAGGTGTACTTCTGCATTTACGAAAAGGACTATGAGCAGTACAAAAAGCATGATATTCCCATTGCGGACGCAGAGGTAAAGAACCGCTTTGAAATCCGGCTGAAAAATGAGCGTGCCTTTTACGCCATCCGTGACCTGTTAGAACATGACAATCCAGAACGGACAGCTTTTCAAATCATCAACCGCTATATCCGGTTCGTGGACAGGGACGATACGAAGCCCCGTTCTGACTGGCGTATCAATGAGGAATGGGCGTGGTTTATGGGGGAACACAGGGGAAGTCTGAAACTGACAACGAAACCGGAACCCTATTCCTTTGAACGCACCCTGCACTGGCTCTCCCATCAGGTAGCCCCCACGTTAAAGCTGGCTCTCCGTCTGGATAAGATGAACCACACCCAGATTGTCCATGACATCATCACCCATGCAAAGCTGACGGAGAAGCACGAAAAAATCCTGAAGCAGCAAGCCGCCGCTGCAAAGGAGGTGGTACTTTAA
- a CDS encoding FtsK/SpoIIIE domain-containing protein, giving the protein MKQLFPRGKRIRPTDKDLVFHTALAALFPVFLLVVLLFHIRQIAGTNWQEVSLSQIAQDINIPYLLFSMGVAGLVCLTAVLLFWRYRRDEVKQLIHRQKLARMVLENKWYESEQRKEDAFFKDLSSSRSKETITYFPKIYYRMKQGLLHIRVEITLGKYQEQLLHLEKKLESGLYCELTDKELKDSYVEYTLLYDTIANRISIEDVQAKDGRLRLMENVWWEYDKLPHMLIAGGTGGGKTYFILTLIEALLRTNAVLFVLDPKNADLADLQAVMPDVYYKKEDMLACIDRFYEEMMKRSEDMKLMENYRTGENYAYLGLPANFLIFDEYVAFMEMLGTKENAAVLNKLKQIVMLGRQAGFFLILACQRPDAKYLGDGIRDQFNFRVALGRMSEMGYGMMFGETTKDFFLKQIKGRGYVDVGTSVISEFYTPLVPKGHDFLKEIKKLIDSRQGVQAACEAKAAETD; this is encoded by the coding sequence ATGAAACAGCTTTTCCCCCGTGGAAAACGTATCCGCCCCACGGATAAAGACCTTGTGTTCCATACTGCCCTTGCCGCCCTGTTCCCTGTCTTCCTGCTGGTTGTCCTGCTGTTTCATATCCGGCAGATTGCCGGAACCAACTGGCAGGAAGTGTCCCTTTCCCAGATAGCACAGGACATAAATATCCCTTACCTGTTATTCAGCATGGGCGTGGCAGGGCTGGTGTGTCTTACAGCAGTTCTTCTGTTCTGGCGATACCGCAGGGACGAAGTAAAGCAGCTCATCCACCGCCAAAAGCTGGCAAGGATGGTGTTGGAAAACAAGTGGTATGAATCGGAGCAGAGAAAGGAAGACGCTTTTTTCAAGGACTTGTCTTCCAGCCGTTCCAAAGAAACCATCACTTATTTTCCCAAAATCTACTACCGGATGAAACAGGGCTTGCTCCATATCCGTGTGGAAATCACCTTGGGGAAATATCAGGAGCAGCTCTTACACTTGGAGAAAAAGCTGGAAAGCGGCTTGTACTGTGAGCTGACGGATAAGGAATTAAAGGATTCCTATGTGGAGTACACCCTGCTTTATGATACCATTGCCAACCGTATTTCCATTGAGGATGTACAGGCAAAGGACGGCAGGCTCCGGCTTATGGAAAATGTCTGGTGGGAGTATGACAAGCTCCCCCATATGCTCATTGCCGGAGGAACCGGCGGCGGAAAGACCTACTTTATCCTGACCCTCATTGAAGCCCTGCTCCGCACCAACGCCGTCCTGTTCGTATTAGACCCGAAGAACGCCGACCTTGCAGATTTACAGGCGGTTATGCCGGATGTGTACTACAAAAAGGAAGATATGCTCGCCTGCATTGACCGTTTCTATGAAGAAATGATGAAACGCAGCGAAGACATGAAGCTCATGGAGAATTACCGGACAGGGGAAAACTACGCTTACTTGGGGCTTCCGGCAAATTTCCTTATCTTTGATGAATATGTGGCATTTATGGAAATGCTCGGCACAAAAGAAAATGCCGCTGTCCTCAACAAATTAAAACAAATCGTTATGCTTGGGCGGCAGGCTGGCTTCTTCCTGATTCTCGCCTGCCAGCGTCCGGACGCAAAGTATCTGGGGGACGGAATCCGTGACCAGTTCAATTTCCGTGTGGCTCTGGGGCGGATGTCGGAAATGGGCTATGGAATGATGTTCGGGGAAACCACAAAGGATTTCTTCCTAAAGCAGATAAAAGGGCGTGGCTATGTGGATGTGGGAACCAGTGTTATCTCAGAGTTTTACACGCCCCTTGTGCCAAAAGGACACGATTTCCTCAAAGAAATAAAAAAGCTCATAGACAGCAGGCAGGGAGTGCAGGCGGCGTGCGAAGCGAAAGCCGCAGAAACGGACTGA
- a CDS encoding YdcP family protein, producing the protein MRLANGIVIDKEATFGALKFSALRREVHLQNEDGSVSEEIKERTYDLKSRGQGRMIQVSIPASVPLKEFDYNAEVEIIHPVADTVATATFQGAEVDWYIKADDIVLKKGAAMNPQSPKKEPPTEK; encoded by the coding sequence ATGAGATTAGCAAACGGAATTGTGATTGACAAGGAAGCAACATTCGGGGCATTGAAATTTTCTGCCCTCCGCCGTGAGGTTCACCTCCAGAATGAAGACGGCTCGGTATCAGAAGAAATCAAGGAGCGTACCTATGACTTAAAATCCAGAGGACAGGGGCGTATGATTCAGGTTTCTATCCCTGCCAGCGTGCCATTAAAGGAGTTCGATTACAACGCAGAGGTGGAAATTATCCATCCTGTGGCAGATACCGTGGCAACGGCTACCTTTCAGGGAGCAGAGGTGGACTGGTACATCAAGGCTGATGATATTGTTCTGAAAAAAGGTGCTGCCATGAATCCGCAATCACCAAAGAAAGAACCGCCAACAGAAAAATAA
- a CDS encoding YdcP family protein, producing the protein MELKFVIPNMEKTFGNLEFAGEDKTEQRRINGRMAVLSRSFNLYSDIQRADDIVVILPAEAGEKHFDFEERVKLVNPRIIAEGYKIGTRGFTNYILHADDMVKA; encoded by the coding sequence ATGGAATTAAAATTCGTTATCCCCAACATGGAAAAGACATTCGGCAACTTGGAGTTTGCCGGAGAAGACAAAACAGAACAGAGAAGAATCAACGGACGCATGGCGGTACTTTCTCGCAGCTTCAATCTTTATTCAGACATACAGAGGGCAGATGATATTGTGGTTATTCTCCCTGCCGAAGCCGGAGAGAAGCATTTTGACTTTGAGGAACGTGTGAAGCTCGTCAATCCCCGTATTATCGCAGAGGGCTATAAAATTGGCACAAGGGGCTTTACTAACTACATTTTACACGCTGACGATATGGTAAAAGCGTAA
- a CDS encoding ABC transporter ATP-binding protein: protein MEQIIIKNLWKSYDSLTVLKNVDLTLDRDQTYCLMSPSGTGKTTLFRILMGLEKADEGEIVWSASSGSCFGSGSDRDVSRPLRISTVFQEDRLCPTFSPLENVMMVQKGKSSEFSMEEIRTTMCRLLPEECLNRPVSTLSGGMKRRTAILRALLTKSDMLLLDEPFTGLDEETKIDVIRFLQEYRNNRFLLISTHQKEDVELLKGILITL, encoded by the coding sequence ATGGAACAGATCATTATTAAAAACCTGTGGAAATCTTATGATTCCCTGACCGTTTTGAAAAATGTGGACCTTACGCTGGACCGGGATCAGACTTACTGCCTGATGAGCCCTTCAGGAACAGGAAAGACCACTTTATTCCGCATTCTTATGGGGTTAGAAAAGGCAGACGAGGGAGAAATTGTCTGGAGTGCCAGTTCTGGTTCCTGTTTTGGCTCTGGCTCTGATAGGGATGTTTCCCGGCCTCTGCGTATTTCCACTGTTTTCCAGGAAGACCGGCTCTGCCCCACATTTTCACCTTTAGAAAATGTGATGATGGTGCAAAAAGGAAAATCTTCTGAGTTTTCCATGGAAGAGATCCGCACCACTATGTGCCGTCTACTGCCGGAAGAATGTTTAAACCGGCCGGTATCTACCTTAAGCGGGGGTATGAAACGACGGACTGCGATTTTACGGGCACTTCTTACTAAATCCGATATGCTTTTATTAGATGAACCATTTACGGGGCTGGATGAAGAAACGAAGATAGATGTTATAAGATTTTTACAGGAATACAGAAACAACCGTTTTCTACTGATCTCCACCCACCAGAAAGAGGATGTAGAATTGCTTAAAGGCATATTGATCACATTGTAA
- a CDS encoding ABC transporter permease subunit produces the protein MKNMMKKYGKNWICWLIWIGIWQLADLFIHNNVIFAGPVNMAVTLAGLLKDGDFWLSLLHSAFRICSGFLSAFFLGILLGSLGWAFPLVKEFLKPPMLMIRCVPVASFVILALIWIGSENLSVFISFLVVVPMIYGATLAGLENMDKKLLEMSQVFSMPFLKKVRFLFVPAVHPYLISSCRTALGMSWKSGVAAEVIGIPKASIGEQLYYTKLYLDTSGLFAWTFSIILISAVFELVFLTLLKKVRH, from the coding sequence ATGAAAAATATGATGAAAAAATATGGAAAAAACTGGATCTGCTGGCTAATCTGGATCGGGATCTGGCAGCTGGCAGATCTTTTTATCCATAACAATGTGATTTTTGCCGGACCTGTTAACATGGCAGTGACACTTGCCGGCCTGTTAAAAGATGGGGATTTCTGGCTAAGTCTGCTCCACTCTGCCTTTCGTATCTGTTCAGGCTTTTTAAGTGCTTTTTTCCTTGGTATCCTTCTTGGAAGCCTTGGGTGGGCCTTTCCTCTGGTAAAAGAATTTTTAAAACCACCTATGCTGATGATCCGCTGCGTACCAGTGGCCTCTTTCGTCATTCTGGCACTGATATGGATCGGATCAGAAAACCTGTCTGTTTTTATTTCCTTTCTGGTGGTCGTTCCTATGATCTACGGTGCCACACTGGCAGGACTTGAAAACATGGATAAAAAGCTTTTAGAAATGTCCCAGGTATTTTCCATGCCATTTCTGAAAAAAGTACGCTTTCTCTTTGTCCCGGCTGTCCACCCATATCTGATAAGCAGCTGCCGGACTGCCTTGGGAATGAGCTGGAAATCAGGAGTTGCAGCAGAAGTCATCGGTATCCCTAAAGCTTCCATTGGGGAACAGCTATACTATACAAAACTGTATCTGGATACTTCCGGGCTTTTTGCCTGGACCTTTTCTATTATCCTTATAAGCGCAGTTTTTGAATTAGTTTTCCTAACATTATTAAAGAAAGTACGGCACTGA
- a CDS encoding ABC transporter substrate-binding protein, whose product MKKSMKLLAMALAGAFVLSGCADNADKQTASTGTAASTTAALQTAAETTAKSSDEAESSQETADQSTDSSKNSDNTSVRVGSLKGPTSMGLAQLMDRAKKGETENDYTFTMAGKADELVGSVANGDLDIVLVPANVASILYTKTQGNVNVIDINTLGVLYVVASDDSISSMEDLKGKTLYMTGKGTTPEYVMNYLLSENGLTDEDVTLEFKSEAAEVASVLKEDPSAVGVLPQPFATAACIQNEALKPVLDLTEQWNLLNKENGSQLVTGVTIVRSDFLKEHEDAVKLFIEDHKVSAAYTSEHLDEAAEMVAALGIVEKAPVAKKAMPACNIVCITGDEMKSALSGYLSVLEAADAKSVGGQLPADDFYYLP is encoded by the coding sequence ATGAAAAAATCCATGAAACTTCTGGCTATGGCCCTTGCAGGCGCTTTTGTTTTAAGCGGATGCGCAGATAACGCTGACAAACAGACTGCTTCTACTGGGACAGCTGCCTCTACGACAGCTGCTTTACAAACCGCTGCTGAAACAACAGCAAAAAGCTCTGACGAAGCAGAAAGTTCCCAGGAAACTGCTGACCAATCCACCGACTCTTCCAAAAACAGCGACAATACTTCTGTCCGTGTCGGCTCTTTAAAGGGACCTACCTCTATGGGACTGGCCCAGCTGATGGACCGTGCCAAAAAGGGCGAAACAGAAAATGACTACACCTTTACCATGGCTGGAAAAGCCGATGAACTGGTTGGTTCTGTTGCAAACGGCGATCTGGATATTGTTTTAGTACCTGCCAATGTTGCAAGCATCCTGTATACAAAGACCCAGGGCAATGTAAATGTGATCGATATCAATACGCTTGGTGTTCTCTATGTAGTTGCTTCTGATGACTCCATTTCCTCCATGGAAGACCTGAAGGGAAAGACCCTTTACATGACCGGAAAAGGTACTACCCCGGAATATGTAATGAACTATCTCCTTTCTGAAAATGGCCTTACAGATGAGGATGTTACTCTGGAATTTAAGTCTGAAGCTGCGGAAGTTGCTTCTGTATTAAAAGAAGATCCATCTGCTGTAGGTGTCCTTCCCCAGCCTTTTGCAACTGCAGCCTGCATCCAGAACGAAGCTTTAAAGCCAGTTCTTGACCTGACTGAACAGTGGAACCTTTTAAATAAGGAAAATGGAAGCCAGTTAGTAACAGGCGTTACTATTGTACGCAGTGACTTCTTAAAAGAACATGAAGATGCAGTAAAGCTGTTTATAGAAGACCACAAAGTATCTGCTGCCTATACCAGCGAACATCTGGATGAGGCTGCTGAAATGGTAGCTGCACTGGGCATCGTTGAAAAAGCACCAGTTGCGAAAAAGGCTATGCCGGCCTGCAACATTGTATGCATTACTGGGGATGAGATGAAGTCTGCTCTTTCAGGCTATTTATCTGTACTGGAAGCTGCTGATGCAAAATCTGTAGGTGGACAGTTACCTGCTGATGACTTCTACTATCTTCCATAA
- the cobI gene encoding precorrin-2 C(20)-methyltransferase, protein MGKLYGIGVGPGDPELLTLKAYKILQKADVIFCPEKKKGAGSFAFDIIKEHIKDSKARIVDLEYPMHYHGDELKKMWQENGRIISEYLKGEKTGAFITLGDPSVYSTFMYTLPYIEAFGTEIEVIPGIPSFCAAAAISRMPLTAWDEDLLVAPVRKNSPEDLTKLLKEHDNVVFMKPSSDKEALLTAIKESGRENSFVLVEKAGTKEQRLICDYNELKENDIPYLSLMILKG, encoded by the coding sequence ATGGGAAAATTATACGGGATCGGAGTAGGACCGGGGGATCCGGAACTGCTTACACTGAAAGCATATAAAATATTACAGAAAGCAGATGTAATCTTTTGTCCGGAAAAGAAAAAAGGGGCGGGAAGCTTTGCTTTCGATATTATAAAAGAACACATAAAAGACAGTAAAGCCCGGATCGTAGATCTGGAATATCCCATGCATTATCATGGGGATGAATTAAAAAAAATGTGGCAGGAAAATGGCCGCATTATCTCTGAATATTTAAAAGGTGAGAAAACAGGTGCATTTATCACACTGGGAGATCCTTCTGTATACAGCACATTTATGTACACCCTTCCTTATATAGAAGCTTTTGGCACAGAGATAGAAGTGATCCCCGGGATCCCGTCTTTCTGTGCAGCAGCAGCTATTTCCAGAATGCCTCTTACAGCCTGGGACGAGGACCTGCTTGTGGCACCGGTACGGAAAAACAGCCCGGAAGACCTGACAAAGCTTCTTAAAGAACATGACAATGTAGTATTTATGAAGCCTTCTTCTGATAAGGAAGCTCTCTTAACAGCCATCAAAGAAAGCGGACGGGAGAATTCCTTTGTACTGGTGGAAAAGGCGGGAACAAAGGAGCAGCGCCTGATCTGTGATTATAATGAATTAAAGGAAAATGACATTCCTTATCTGTCTTTGATGATACTTAAGGGTTAG
- a CDS encoding AraC family transcriptional regulator, which translates to MALKDFTYEMVVPNEDLPCKFFIFEGKNGNYRRANHWHQSVEIFLVLEGELRFYINNHSQPLSAGELIIVNSNEIHSIEAPKPNLTLVLQIPASYFAPYMGKEDYAVFISQSQEKNRTLAILIEQMYHVYTKKEKTYLLKMQSLFYELLYQMTTNFMKTEADEGTLRQKRHLDRLSRITSYMKKHYNQPITLESVAETFGFSPNYLSRMFRLYAGISYKTYLLNLRTEYAFREMLHTDRSLNDIAINNGFPNSRAFAKSFFKRYDCLPGEYRRKMQLTASNP; encoded by the coding sequence ATGGCTCTTAAAGATTTTACTTATGAAATGGTCGTGCCAAACGAAGATCTTCCCTGCAAATTTTTTATTTTTGAAGGAAAAAACGGCAATTACCGCCGCGCTAACCACTGGCACCAGTCTGTAGAGATATTCCTGGTCCTGGAAGGAGAACTGAGATTTTATATTAATAATCATTCCCAGCCTTTAAGTGCCGGGGAACTGATCATCGTCAATTCCAATGAGATCCACTCCATTGAGGCACCAAAGCCAAATCTGACTCTTGTTCTCCAGATCCCGGCTTCCTATTTTGCCCCTTATATGGGAAAAGAGGACTATGCTGTATTTATAAGCCAGTCCCAGGAGAAAAACCGTACTCTGGCCATTCTTATTGAACAAATGTATCATGTGTATACAAAAAAAGAAAAGACTTATCTTTTAAAGATGCAAAGCCTTTTCTACGAACTTTTATACCAAATGACCACTAATTTTATGAAAACAGAAGCAGATGAGGGAACCTTACGGCAAAAACGGCACCTAGACCGTCTCTCCAGGATCACCTCTTATATGAAGAAGCATTATAACCAGCCTATTACCCTGGAAAGTGTCGCTGAAACCTTTGGATTTTCCCCCAATTATTTGTCACGTATGTTCCGTCTATATGCAGGGATCAGCTACAAAACCTATCTTTTAAACCTGCGCACAGAATATGCTTTCCGCGAAATGCTCCACACTGACCGCAGTTTAAATGATATTGCCATTAATAATGGATTTCCAAACAGCCGTGCTTTTGCAAAATCTTTTTTTAAACGCTATGACTGTCTTCCCGGAGAATACCGCAGAAAAATGCAGCTTACTGCTTCTAACCCTTAA
- the xylB gene encoding xylulokinase yields the protein MNYLLGIDVGTSATKTVLFDENGRVTASASQEYPLYQPENGWAEQRPEDWADAVLNTIKEVISQSGAGKDDVKGIGISGQMHGLVMLDEMGEVIRPSIIWCDQRTGAEVEDMLKIMPREEWIRITANPPLTGWTAAKILWVRKNEPENYNRCRHILLPKDYIRYILTGVFATEVSDASGMQLLDVPGRCWSDEVLKALNIDKDLLGKVYESCEATGTLLADVAKRTGLSEKCMVAGGAGDNAAAAVGTGVVKDGTAFTTIGTSGVVFAHTSKPAIDPKGRIHTCCCAVPGAWHMMGVTQAAGLSLKWFKDQFCQDLVKEAEEKGADVYDQINKDVAAVAPGSNRLLYLPYLMGERTPHLDPDCRGVFFGLSAIHTRKHLLRAIMEGVAYSLCDCNEILKEMGIRVDCMKACGGGGKSPVWRQMLADLYNCSVERVVQDEGPALGAAILAGVACGIYESVEKACDQLITSRDSTDPKAEEVAVYEKYHRLYQKVYTSLKNDYKELAELS from the coding sequence ATGAATTATCTCTTGGGAATTGATGTGGGGACTTCCGCAACAAAGACAGTGCTGTTTGATGAAAATGGAAGAGTGACCGCCTCTGCTTCACAGGAATATCCGTTGTATCAGCCAGAGAACGGATGGGCAGAGCAGAGGCCTGAGGACTGGGCAGATGCAGTTCTTAATACTATAAAAGAAGTTATTTCCCAGTCAGGCGCAGGCAAAGATGACGTAAAGGGGATCGGTATTTCCGGACAGATGCATGGTCTGGTCATGTTAGATGAGATGGGAGAAGTGATCCGTCCATCTATTATATGGTGCGACCAGAGGACCGGAGCAGAGGTAGAGGACATGTTAAAGATCATGCCCAGGGAAGAATGGATCCGGATTACTGCAAATCCGCCGCTGACCGGCTGGACTGCTGCAAAGATCCTCTGGGTACGGAAGAATGAGCCGGAAAATTATAACCGCTGCCGTCATATTTTACTGCCCAAGGATTATATCCGTTACATATTGACAGGTGTATTTGCCACAGAAGTTTCTGATGCAAGCGGTATGCAGCTTTTAGATGTTCCGGGCCGCTGCTGGTCAGATGAAGTGCTGAAAGCATTAAACATTGATAAGGATCTTTTAGGAAAGGTATATGAATCCTGTGAAGCAACAGGGACATTGCTTGCAGATGTGGCAAAAAGGACAGGTCTTTCTGAAAAATGTATGGTAGCAGGCGGTGCCGGTGACAACGCAGCAGCAGCAGTGGGAACCGGTGTTGTAAAAGACGGGACTGCCTTTACAACCATTGGTACCTCAGGTGTTGTATTTGCCCATACCAGCAAGCCTGCCATTGATCCAAAGGGAAGGATCCATACCTGTTGTTGCGCAGTACCAGGTGCATGGCATATGATGGGCGTGACCCAGGCAGCAGGTCTTTCTTTAAAATGGTTCAAGGATCAGTTCTGCCAGGATCTGGTAAAAGAGGCAGAGGAAAAGGGCGCAGATGTATATGACCAGATCAATAAAGATGTGGCAGCTGTAGCACCGGGAAGCAACCGTCTGTTGTATCTTCCTTATTTAATGGGAGAAAGGACTCCTCACCTTGATCCGGACTGCAGAGGCGTATTTTTCGGACTGTCTGCTATCCATACAAGAAAGCATCTGCTGCGGGCCATCATGGAAGGTGTTGCATATTCTCTCTGTGACTGCAATGAGATACTTAAGGAAATGGGGATCCGGGTAGACTGTATGAAAGCCTGCGGAGGCGGTGGAAAAAGCCCGGTATGGCGTCAGATGTTAGCAGATCTGTACAACTGTTCTGTGGAACGTGTAGTGCAGGATGAAGGCCCGGCATTGGGAGCTGCCATTTTAGCAGGTGTTGCCTGCGGTATTTATGAAAGTGTGGAAAAGGCATGTGACCAGCTGATCACATCCAGGGACAGCACAGACCCAAAGGCAGAAGAAGTGGCTGTTTATGAAAAATATCACAGACTGTACCAGAAAGTGTATACAAGTCTGAAAAATGATTATAAGGAGCTGGCAGAATTATCATGA
- a CDS encoding DUF4867 family protein has translation MIKQISVMDTEFKKYGKVIEGYDLKEILQKMEETPCPDDVVYVASVKELEELKIAEELADGVYGQMPVQIGYCNGHNRRLNALEYHRDSEINIAVTDMVLFLAKEEEIEDDHTLDTSKVKAFFVPAGIMIEVYATTLHYAPCQTSAKGFRCVVVLPKGTNGELSHRPENKSGEEKLLAAVNKWLIGHEEGGLPEGSFIGLKGENIEV, from the coding sequence ATGATCAAACAGATAAGTGTAATGGATACGGAATTTAAAAAGTACGGCAAGGTCATCGAAGGCTATGACCTGAAAGAAATTTTACAGAAAATGGAAGAAACCCCATGTCCGGATGATGTGGTGTATGTGGCTTCCGTAAAGGAACTGGAAGAGTTAAAGATCGCAGAAGAACTGGCAGACGGGGTTTACGGTCAGATGCCTGTCCAGATCGGTTACTGTAACGGACATAACCGCAGATTAAATGCACTGGAATATCACAGGGATTCAGAGATTAATATTGCAGTCACGGATATGGTACTGTTTTTGGCCAAAGAAGAGGAAATAGAAGATGATCATACATTGGATACATCTAAGGTAAAAGCATTTTTTGTTCCGGCAGGTATTATGATCGAAGTGTATGCAACTACTCTTCATTATGCGCCATGTCAGACCAGTGCTAAAGGTTTCCGCTGCGTAGTGGTCCTTCCAAAGGGGACAAACGGTGAATTAAGCCACAGACCGGAAAATAAGAGTGGTGAAGAGAAACTGTTGGCAGCTGTGAATAAATGGCTTATCGGCCATGAAGAAGGCGGACTTCCTGAGGGCAGTTTTATTGGACTGAAAGGTGAAAATATAGAAGTTTAA